From the genome of Vitis riparia cultivar Riparia Gloire de Montpellier isolate 1030 chromosome 2, EGFV_Vit.rip_1.0, whole genome shotgun sequence, one region includes:
- the LOC117928592 gene encoding abscisic acid receptor PYR1: MNKAETSSMAEAESEDSETTTPTTHHLTIPPGLTQPEFQELAHSISEFHTYQVGPGQCSSLLAQRVHAPLPTVWSVVRRFDKPQTYKHFIKSCHVEDGFEMRVGCLRDVNVISGLPAETSTERLDILDDERHVTGFSIIGGEHRLRNYRSVTTVHEYQNHGGEIWTVVLESYVVDMPEGNTEEDTRLFADTVVKLNLQKLASVTEGMARDQVM; this comes from the coding sequence ATGAACAAAGCTGAGACCTCATCAATGGCAGAGGCGGAGTCCGAAGATTCAGAAACAACAACACCCACGACCCACCACCTCACCATCCCACCAGGCCTGACTCAGCCCGAGTTCCAAGAGTTGGCCCACTCCATCAGCGAGTTCCACACCTACCAAGTCGGCCCAGGCCAATGCTCCTCCCTACTCGCTCAACGTGTCCACGCGCCGCTCCCTACTGTCTGGTCCGTCGTCCGTCGCTTCGACAAACCGCAGACCTACAAGCATTTCATCAAGAGCTGCCATGTGGAAGACGGTTTCGAAATGAGAGTGGGATGCCTCAGAGACGTCAACGTCATCTCTGGTCTGCCGGCGGAGACCAGCACGGAGAGATTGGATATACTGGACGACGAGAGGCACGTGACCGGGTTCAGTATCATCGGAGGGGAGCATCGGCTGCGGAACTACCGGTCGGTGACTACGGTGCATGAATATCAGAATCATGGGGGAGAGATCTGGACCGTTGTTTTGGAATCGTACGTGGTGGATATGCCAGAAGGGAACACAGAGGAGGACACGCGTTTGTTCGCCGATACCGTGGTGAAGTTGAATCTGCAGAAGCTGGCGTCGGTGACCGAAGGCATGGCACGGGACCAGGTGATGTGA
- the LOC117933684 gene encoding protein HAIKU1 yields MESKNRHNEHLGVNKIGKNIRKSPLHQPNFGNTARQQPQPQVYNISKNDFRNIVQQLTGSPSQEPLPRPPQNPPKHPSMRLQRIRPPPLSPINRPHIPPPALVPAPAPALAPAPGQVPYNHGLVRPPPQFAQPHPMPVQPLMPGDTSWTHVAESPISAYMRYLQNSIIDSGPRPHQGQGPPRLQSPVLGSVQAQPPVSGLIPNPHVPPFPSPRMNGPALLPSPTSQYPFPSPSGFLNLLSPRSPYPLLSPGYQFPPPLTPNFSFSPMAGSGILGPGPQPPPSPGIVFPLSPSGFFPLTSPSPRWRDP; encoded by the coding sequence ATGGAATCGAAAAACAGACATAATGAGCATTTGGGAGTGAACAAGATTGGAAAGAATATAAGGAAGAGTCCGTTGCATCAACCGAATTTTGGCAATACTGCTAGACAGCAACCTCAGCCTCAGGTTTACAACATAAGCAAGAATGATTTTCGAAACATAGTTCAACAGCTGACAGGTTCCCCATCACAAGAGCCCCTGCCTAGACCTCCCCAGAATCCCCCCAAACACCCCAGTATGCGCTTGCAAAGGATCCGTCCACCTCCATTAAGTCCAATTAACCGACCTCATATTCCTCCTCCTGCCCTGGTTCCTGCTCCTGCTCCAGCTCTTGCTCCAGCCCCTGGCCAAGTTCCTTACAACCATGGCTTAGTTAGGCCTCCTCCTCAATTTGCTCAACCACATCCTATGCCTGTTCAGCCATTGATGCCAGGGGACACATCTTGGACTCATGTTGCTGAGTCTCCTATCTCAGCTTATATGCGGTACCTTCAAAACTCGATCATAGATTCAGGCCCCAGGCCACACCAAGGCCAAGGACCACCTAGATTGCAATCCCCAGTTCTGGGTTCGGTTCAAGCTCAGCCACCAGTTTCGGGTTTAATTCCTAATCCGCATGTTCCCCCTTTCCCTTCCCCTCGAATGAATGGTCCTGCCCTGTTGCCTTCTCCGACTTCTCAGTACCCATTTCCATCACCAAGTGGTTTCTTGAATTTGTTGTCTCCTCGATCCCCTTATCCACTGCTTTCTCCAGGGTATCAGTTTCCTCCACCACTGACACCTAACTTTTCATTTTCACCCATGGCTGGGTCGGGGATTTTAGGACCTGGTCCTCAACCTCCACCTTCTCCAGGCATTGTGTTTCCGTTATCCCCTTCGGGATTTTTCCCCCTCACAAGTCCAAGTCCGAGGTGGCGGGATCCATAG
- the LOC117906277 gene encoding uncharacterized protein LOC117906277, whose product MTLNCLNCGPALQRTDSDTQKRYEDRSRLRLCRGVERSWSGNLAPPPSPYGSMRHGSAKKAGKGHRRLNSVGEEPKLIRSGGMRRDWSFEDLRQRRDEKRILLNKA is encoded by the coding sequence ATGACTCTTAACTGCTTGAACTGTGGGCCTGCCTTGCAACGGACAGACTCAGACACACAGAAGAGGTATGAAGATAGGTCACGTTTAAGACTCTGTAGAGGGGTTGAGAGAAGCTGGTCTGGCAACTTGGCTCCACCCCCGTCACCATACGGGTCAATGAGACATGGTTCGGCCAAGAAGGCCGGGAAGGGTCATCGCAGGCTCAATAGTGTAGGAGAGGAGCCCAAATTGATACGAAGTGGTGGAATGAGAAGGGATTGGAGCTTTGAGGATCTGAGACAAAGAAGAGATGAGAAGAGAATACTGCTCAATAAGGCCTAg